GCCGAATTTTCTTGCTTAGACTTCTTTTTCATCTCATACATTCTTCTGTCGACTTCTTTGTAAATATCTTCAATTGTTGCGAATTCAGAAATTTCTATCATCCCATACGAAATTGATATATTCTTTTCACCAAGTGCTTCCACTATTCTTTTCATAACTAAACCGGCATTCTCCGGCGTTGTTTCAGGTAAAACAATCACAAATTCATCACCGCCGTATCTTGCAACTAAGTCCATTATTCTGATATTTTTGTATATAACCTCAACTAGTGTTTTTAATATTTTATCTCCGTACACGTGTCCATAAGTATCATTTATTCTCTTGAATTCGTTAACATCCAAAAAGGCAACGGCTGTCTTCGAATTCGTCCTTTTGCATTTACTCAGTTCTTTTTCTAGGAACTGTTCCAAAAATAGCCTGCTGTATGCACCGGTTAGATAGTCTTTTATTGATACCTCCAAGAGTTTTTTCTTTTCATCCTCCAGCTCCTCCAATATATCGATGAACCTGAGGGCAAGAAAGATGAAGTGTGCTACTTTATCGAATACAGCAAGCGTTGCGTTCGAAAATTGTTCTGTCCCTTGCTTTTCAAATAGGATCACTCCTCTTGTTTGTCCTCTGAAGATTATTGGAACGCCGTAGATTGTGAAGTCTTCTCCTCTTATCTTCTTAAGCCTATATCCATCCCCCAAATCTTGCTGTTTTAAAGCGCTTTCTATGTGCAATTTAAGCCCTTTGTCTATGATGTACCGCGACATCGTCTTTTCTGAAGGTGACATCACAAGGCCGCTTCTATCATCTTCATCTGCGTATTTAAAATATGGAAAGTAAATCTCACCGTTGGTCCTTAGCAATCCTACTCCAAAGATATCGACAAGACCATGCTTATTAAGTATAGTCCTAATCCTGTCACCAAATTCATATAAGCTAATGCTCTCTTTTGAAATTTCCTCTTCAAAAATCTCGTTCAGCTCGGCTAATATGGTGGTTTCCAAATTTGAGAGCTCGTGAGAAACATCCCTTGTCGTCAAAACTACGTACTGTTTCCCGTCTAAAAATCTTCTGATGTACTTTATTTCAATGTACTTTTGGCCAATCTCTTTTCTCCATGAGCCGTAATACTCTTGCACATTTGCTTCACGTCGTTTTTTAATCTCAGTTATAACATCGTAAATAACAAGATACTTCTCTGGATGAGCAAACAACTCATCAAGTTCTTTTCTACTCTTTATATCGATTCCCAACAGATTCGAATGTTCCAGCAAAATACTATTAATGTACGTCAAATCGTTGTCAATCCATATGGATATTCCGAGTTTTTCTGTATCCAATACGATTCCGAAGCCCGCAAGAAGCTTGTTTAGAAATGCTTCGCTTTCGATTTTGTCTCTTAATCTGCGCTTCAGTAATACAAAAAAGATCGTAAGGATAGTTACCATGCTAATCAGAAAAACTACAAACCAAACCATTTTATCACTCCTTAAGAAAAAAATGCCAAGGCTTTAGTAACTCCTTGGCATTTATTTTATCACAAAAAGGCTGCGAAGAGCCATATTCTTTTTTTCTTCTGAAAATTTTACTCAATTTTGATTGTTATCGATCACCAGTTGCTTTTTATACATCCTCGCGTACAATCCGTCGTTTTTCAAGAGTTCATAGTGCGTGCCTTTTTCAAGTATAACACCTTGATCAAGTACATAGATGACATCAGCATTTTGGAGCACTTTTAGTCTATGTGTTATTATTATCATCGTTGAGCCCTTCATTTTATCCCTAAGTGTTTGGATGATTTCTTCTTCGGTTTCCGGGTCTACAGCGGATAGACAGTCATCGAAGATGTAGACATCCGCTTTTTTCATAAGCGCCCTTGCAATTGTTAATCTTTGTTTTTGACCACCTGAGAGCATCACACCGCGCTGCCCAACGACTGTGTCGTATTTTTCGGGGAACTTCTCGATGTCTTCATCAACTGCAGAAAGTTTTACATATTGCTTTACTTCTTCCAAATCGAATTCCTCCATAGCGAAGGCGACGTTTTTTGCCACAGTGTCGGAAAATAGGAATGTTTCTTGTGGAACGTACGAAATAAGTCTTCGAATATCTTGCGAATGTATGTCATTTATATCGATTCCGTTTATAAAGATTTTACCTCTGTCAACTGGATAGAACTTACTGATAACCTTGACCAACGTTGATTTGCCACTGCCGACAGTTCCAACGATACCTACAAACTGTCCCCGTTTCACTTCGAAATCAACACCTTTTAGCACATATCTTTCCGTTCCAGGGTATTTGAACCAAAGGTTGTTGATCGTTATATCGTCTATCCTATCTATCTTAACAGGTTTCTCAGGCTCTATCACCACAGGCTCAGCGTTGCTGATTTCCTTTAATCTTTGCAATGAAGCCCTTCCTTGCTGGATCACGTTCATGACCATACCGTACGCAGTGAGGGGCCAGACCAACATCCCTATGTAGCTATTGAACGCAACGTAATCACCGAGTGTGACCGTCCCCTTCACCACCATGGGACCTCCGACGGTTAGTGCAAGAAAGAACGCAAGAGTTCCTATGAAGTGAACAAGTGGCCACATGATACCCCATATACGTATCAACGACATCGTTGCTGTGAAATGTTCTTTGGCCTTTTTATCGAAAAGTTCTTCTATTTTCGGCAGTATTGAAAAGCTCTTTATCACCCTTATTCCATCCATAGTCTCTTCCGTGTAACCACTCAGGTCCATGTAAACATCCTGCGTGTAGCGGGACCTTTTGAATATTAGTTTACCAAAAAAGAGGGAAACAAGGATTATCCCAGGAAGTGGAATCAGGGCTGTTAATGTTAACCTCCAGTTTGTGGATGTCGCCATGAAAAATACCGTCATCGAGCTCATGAAAAGTGCATCGGTTAGTTGGACAACCCCTATTCCAAGCATCCTTTCAACCGTACTCACATCGTTTGTAAAGTACGCCATAATATCTCCGGAGCGGTGCTTATCAAAAAAGTGCATATCCAAACTTAGTATTTTGTCAAAAAGA
The DNA window shown above is from Fervidobacterium changbaicum and carries:
- a CDS encoding sensor domain-containing diguanylate cyclase yields the protein MVWFVVFLISMVTILTIFFVLLKRRLRDKIESEAFLNKLLAGFGIVLDTEKLGISIWIDNDLTYINSILLEHSNLLGIDIKSRKELDELFAHPEKYLVIYDVITEIKKRREANVQEYYGSWRKEIGQKYIEIKYIRRFLDGKQYVVLTTRDVSHELSNLETTILAELNEIFEEEISKESISLYEFGDRIRTILNKHGLVDIFGVGLLRTNGEIYFPYFKYADEDDRSGLVMSPSEKTMSRYIIDKGLKLHIESALKQQDLGDGYRLKKIRGEDFTIYGVPIIFRGQTRGVILFEKQGTEQFSNATLAVFDKVAHFIFLALRFIDILEELEDEKKKLLEVSIKDYLTGAYSRLFLEQFLEKELSKCKRTNSKTAVAFLDVNEFKRINDTYGHVYGDKILKTLVEVIYKNIRIMDLVARYGGDEFVIVLPETTPENAGLVMKRIVEALGEKNISISYGMIEISEFATIEDIYKEVDRRMYEMKKKSKQENSAED
- a CDS encoding ABC transporter ATP-binding protein; the encoded protein is MFREFIKKRWHFYVFGIISLIVIDLLQLFVPKVISKAINSLQSIRDISEVRFLVLTILALAFGMLLGRFWWRYFIMGSARYFDYYAKKNLFDKILSLDMHFFDKHRSGDIMAYFTNDVSTVERMLGIGVVQLTDALFMSSMTVFFMATSTNWRLTLTALIPLPGIILVSLFFGKLIFKRSRYTQDVYMDLSGYTEETMDGIRVIKSFSILPKIEELFDKKAKEHFTATMSLIRIWGIMWPLVHFIGTLAFFLALTVGGPMVVKGTVTLGDYVAFNSYIGMLVWPLTAYGMVMNVIQQGRASLQRLKEISNAEPVVIEPEKPVKIDRIDDITINNLWFKYPGTERYVLKGVDFEVKRGQFVGIVGTVGSGKSTLVKVISKFYPVDRGKIFINGIDINDIHSQDIRRLISYVPQETFLFSDTVAKNVAFAMEEFDLEEVKQYVKLSAVDEDIEKFPEKYDTVVGQRGVMLSGGQKQRLTIARALMKKADVYIFDDCLSAVDPETEEEIIQTLRDKMKGSTMIIITHRLKVLQNADVIYVLDQGVILEKGTHYELLKNDGLYARMYKKQLVIDNNQN